The following proteins are co-located in the Candidatus Tanganyikabacteria bacterium genome:
- a CDS encoding flagellin produces the protein MRINTNMMAINAHRLLRENDYTRGKSLQRLSSGLRINGAQDDAAGLAISEKFRSQVNGLNQAVSNTQDAMNLVQTAEGALNETEAILQRMRQLAVQGANDTLTVSDRANIVDELQALVREIDRIAKDTQFNSKVLLNGGIAATQGFTFQVGANADQWMNVVINTANAKALGVLMTQISVDNAYNASTTIFNLDKAIHEVSSRRSKLGAVINRMEHTVANLSVQRENMSASESRIRDLDMAAEMSTLTKQQILTQSGQAMLAQANQLPQQILQLLRG, from the coding sequence CTGCGCATCAATACCAACATGATGGCGATAAACGCCCATCGGTTGCTGCGAGAAAACGACTACACGCGCGGAAAATCCCTGCAACGGCTGTCGAGCGGTCTGCGAATCAACGGAGCGCAGGATGACGCCGCGGGACTCGCGATTTCCGAGAAATTCCGCTCGCAAGTCAACGGCCTCAACCAGGCGGTGTCGAACACCCAGGACGCGATGAACCTGGTGCAGACCGCGGAAGGCGCCCTCAACGAGACCGAAGCGATCCTGCAGAGAATGCGGCAACTGGCCGTGCAGGGCGCCAACGACACGCTCACGGTCTCCGATCGCGCCAACATCGTCGACGAACTCCAGGCCCTGGTACGCGAGATCGACCGGATCGCCAAGGATACCCAGTTCAACTCCAAGGTCCTGCTCAACGGCGGCATCGCGGCCACGCAGGGCTTCACGTTCCAGGTCGGCGCAAACGCCGATCAGTGGATGAACGTCGTCATCAACACGGCCAACGCCAAGGCCCTCGGCGTGCTGATGACCCAGATCTCGGTCGACAACGCCTACAACGCGAGCACCACGATCTTCAACCTGGACAAGGCGATCCACGAGGTCTCCTCGCGCCGGTCCAAACTGGGCGCGGTGATCAACCGCATGGAGCACACGGTCGCGAACCTGAGCGTCCAGCGAGAGAACATGTCCGCATCCGAGAGCCGCATCCGCGACCTGGACATGGCCGCCGAGATGTCGACCCTCACGAAGCAGCAGATCCTCACGCAGTCGGGCCAGGCGATGCTCGCCCAGGCCAACCAGCTGCCGCAGCAGATCCTGCAACTCCTCCGCGGTTAA